From Rubinisphaera margarita, a single genomic window includes:
- a CDS encoding c-type cytochrome — MSETSMPFWKTCKTRCRFATPLLVILLAGLVGCERVDSQFRFSEETELLAPQAETAVKETVLVNFGSPDDPRIPVYFPVDRGQISLTVADFDPEKPTELLIETPEEEVDLVGKRLELLFDPEDAFDVQMDAFDEEQPNPLDGLDQLTIAAYDTETGTITLTQPLPDVELIEPGLELAAAPNSYLAEGERLYAQHCLHCHGVSGDGNGPTAQYMEPKPRDYRQGKFKFTSTGPQDRASDADLAHILREGIPGTYMPSFKMLPDEQIDRLVNYVKFLAMRGETEQALNIEVGLDFASSVLEEELEDVTDPEEIQEIKADFNEELEEFIAEDYPEIALFGMLDLAEAWEAANDEDAIVYPSTARPDPFGPSIADPNRTSVENGRVLYLGKDAQCASCHGDAGRGDGFQTRQLQKRRDGSDYDVPGLHDDWANPLKPRDLTNDIYRGGRRPIDIFRRIYVGIKGTPMPAFGGKSLTDDQIWDIVNFVMTMPHDKGPTTSHPPAEGAVGMVGEK; from the coding sequence ATGTCAGAGACGTCGATGCCATTCTGGAAGACCTGTAAAACTCGATGCCGCTTTGCGACGCCGCTGCTGGTGATTCTGCTCGCCGGCCTGGTGGGCTGCGAGCGTGTCGACAGCCAGTTCCGCTTCTCCGAAGAGACCGAACTCCTTGCGCCGCAGGCAGAAACGGCTGTCAAAGAGACGGTGCTGGTCAACTTCGGCTCCCCGGATGACCCCCGAATTCCGGTCTATTTCCCCGTCGATCGCGGGCAGATCTCGCTGACGGTCGCCGACTTCGATCCGGAGAAACCGACCGAACTTCTGATCGAAACGCCCGAGGAAGAAGTCGATCTCGTCGGAAAGCGGCTCGAACTCCTGTTCGATCCGGAAGACGCATTCGATGTTCAAATGGATGCTTTCGATGAAGAGCAGCCGAACCCGCTGGACGGCCTCGATCAGCTGACCATTGCCGCTTACGACACGGAAACGGGAACAATCACGCTGACTCAACCGCTGCCCGATGTCGAGTTGATTGAACCGGGACTCGAACTGGCCGCCGCTCCGAACAGCTATCTCGCGGAAGGGGAACGCCTTTACGCTCAGCATTGCCTGCACTGTCACGGCGTGAGCGGCGATGGAAACGGGCCGACCGCTCAGTACATGGAACCGAAGCCTCGCGATTATCGGCAGGGCAAATTCAAATTCACCTCGACCGGGCCCCAGGATCGGGCTTCTGATGCCGACCTCGCCCATATCCTGCGGGAAGGAATCCCGGGAACCTATATGCCGTCGTTCAAAATGCTGCCGGATGAGCAGATCGACCGGCTCGTTAATTACGTGAAGTTCCTCGCGATGCGGGGCGAAACCGAGCAGGCGTTGAATATCGAAGTCGGCCTCGACTTTGCGTCGAGTGTTCTGGAAGAAGAACTCGAAGACGTCACGGACCCGGAAGAGATCCAGGAGATCAAAGCCGACTTCAACGAAGAGCTTGAAGAGTTCATCGCCGAGGACTATCCGGAAATCGCCCTGTTCGGCATGCTCGATCTGGCGGAAGCTTGGGAAGCGGCCAATGATGAGGACGCGATTGTCTACCCTTCGACGGCTCGGCCCGATCCGTTCGGACCTTCGATCGCCGACCCCAATCGAACGTCGGTTGAGAATGGACGGGTGCTTTACCTGGGCAAAGATGCTCAATGTGCATCCTGCCACGGCGATGCCGGTCGCGGCGACGGGTTTCAGACACGCCAACTGCAGAAGCGACGTGACGGCAGTGATTACGACGTGCCGGGCCTGCACGACGACTGGGCCAATCCGCTGAAGCCGCGAGACCTGACCAACGACATCTACCGCGGTGGACGGCGGCCGATTGATATCTTCCGACGGATCTACGTTGGTATCAAAGGAACACCGATGCCGGCCTTTGGCGGAAAGTCTCTCACGGATGACCAGATCTGGGACATCGTCAACTTCGTGATGACGATGCCTCACGACAAGGGACCGACCACATCGCATCCGCCAGCCGAGGGTGCCGTCGGCATGGTCGGAGAGAAATAA
- the coxB gene encoding cytochrome c oxidase subunit II has translation MKRLWWIFFLMIWPVLAVIVSLLTPQLQWGFPLSGQSDSPLGGEIDHLFYLILIITGVVFVGTHVALGYVIWTASSRPADRRAWYTHGNHKLEMTWTIIPGLILLFLAFYQMKTWAQFRMEEAYPEAARQNIVAEVNARQFEWRIRYPAPGKELQRKPQLDDMYGVNELHVPAGSPVTIHLRTIDVQHSFFLPTMRIKQDAVPGLVIPVWFEAKEPGEYPLVCAELCGWGHYKMGAKVVAHPPEEFDEFMKTMHQAQFNDGFAAE, from the coding sequence GTGAAACGATTGTGGTGGATTTTCTTTCTGATGATCTGGCCGGTTCTCGCGGTCATCGTCAGTCTGTTGACGCCCCAGCTGCAGTGGGGTTTCCCGCTCAGCGGACAGTCCGACTCCCCCCTCGGCGGCGAGATCGATCATCTGTTCTACCTGATTCTGATCATCACGGGCGTGGTGTTTGTCGGAACGCATGTCGCTCTGGGTTACGTGATCTGGACCGCATCGAGCCGCCCTGCCGATCGCCGCGCCTGGTACACGCACGGCAATCATAAGCTGGAAATGACCTGGACGATTATCCCCGGTCTGATCCTGCTCTTCCTGGCGTTTTACCAGATGAAAACCTGGGCTCAGTTCCGCATGGAAGAAGCCTACCCCGAGGCGGCCAGGCAGAACATTGTCGCTGAGGTAAATGCCCGGCAGTTTGAGTGGCGAATTCGCTACCCTGCTCCCGGCAAAGAGTTACAGCGGAAGCCCCAGCTCGACGACATGTACGGCGTGAACGAACTGCACGTCCCCGCCGGCAGCCCGGTGACGATTCACCTGCGGACGATCGACGTCCAGCATTCGTTCTTCCTGCCGACCATGCGGATCAAACAGGATGCCGTGCCCGGCCTGGTCATTCCGGTCTGGTTCGAGGCCAAAGAGCCGGGGGAATATCCTCTGGTCTGTGCCGAACTGTGCGGCTGGGGCCATTACAAGATGGGTGCGAAAGTTGTCGCCCATCCGCCCGAAGAGTTCGACGAGTTCATGAAGACGATGCATCAGGCCCAGTTCAACGACGGCTTTGCGGCTGAGTAA